One Anaerolineae bacterium genomic window carries:
- a CDS encoding SCO family protein: MTGMRNALKFNPVGRWILVIAVLVALVVIAARYASPLFDRPYTFHGSRFDPPPLAPDFTLIDQEGRSVRLSDYRGRLVLLFFGYTHCPDVCPTTLAKLRYALQELGEVAREVQVIFISVDPERDTPEVVKRYLSHFDPTFVGLTGRPEEIEAVTQAYGVYVEKEEVGSAAGYLITHSARTYVIDREGRLVLTFIYETEPQDIVADLKQLLRR, translated from the coding sequence ATGACAGGCATGCGTAATGCCCTCAAGTTCAATCCTGTTGGACGGTGGATACTTGTCATAGCCGTGCTAGTGGCCCTGGTTGTGATAGCTGCCCGATACGCTAGCCCGCTCTTTGATCGGCCGTACACTTTTCACGGCTCGCGGTTTGATCCACCTCCGCTAGCTCCCGATTTCACCCTCATCGACCAAGAGGGGCGATCAGTGCGGCTTAGCGACTATCGCGGCCGGCTAGTTTTGCTGTTCTTCGGCTACACCCATTGTCCGGATGTCTGTCCCACCACCTTAGCCAAGCTCCGTTACGCCCTCCAGGAACTGGGCGAAGTGGCGCGGGAAGTACAGGTGATTTTCATCAGCGTAGACCCTGAGCGTGATACGCCCGAGGTGGTGAAACGATATCTAAGCCACTTTGATCCCACGTTTGTAGGGCTCACCGGCCGGCCGGAGGAGATCGAAGCGGTGACTCAAGCCTACGGCGTGTATGTCGAGAAGGAGGAGGTGGGCTCGGCAGCGGGTTATCTGATCACTCATTCGGCCCGCACATACGTGATTGATCGTGAAGGGCGGTTGGTGCTGACCTTCATTTATGAAACGGAGCCACAGGATATCGTAGCCGACCTAAAGCAGCTCCTTAGGAGGTAA
- a CDS encoding copper chaperone PCu(A)C, with the protein MRSISVVAIALAGVIHLVITPFHYDHAPAHGIFFAVAGIAEILWALAFWRRPSLRSYYIGLAVAGGLVVLWGITRALPAPFGHGPEPIEALGVVCKLSELIGLSALIMLALQGRLTEGVKRPAWRTASEALTLALVLGLASWGIGYAATPWLPTLGPQEAISHEGHVHDHEAPAPATEAHLHGESSHEAEDSDKTVTLGALRIKAAWARPGSVDGTSAVYLTVSNAGEATDALIAAQSEVAQAVELHQTRMMGDVMQMQPVERVEVPARGWVELTPGGYHIMLIGLRRELRPGERFPISLRFEQGGEITIDVEVRQP; encoded by the coding sequence ATGCGATCTATCTCGGTTGTAGCGATCGCCTTGGCTGGAGTAATTCACTTGGTGATTACACCATTCCATTATGATCACGCCCCGGCCCATGGGATTTTCTTCGCGGTGGCAGGGATTGCAGAGATTCTTTGGGCGCTGGCCTTCTGGCGACGGCCTTCGTTGAGATCGTACTACATTGGATTAGCGGTAGCCGGCGGCCTGGTGGTGTTGTGGGGCATCACCCGGGCACTGCCGGCTCCCTTCGGGCATGGACCGGAACCGATCGAAGCCTTGGGCGTAGTTTGCAAACTCAGCGAGCTGATTGGCCTGTCGGCATTGATCATGCTTGCTTTGCAAGGGCGCTTGACCGAGGGGGTAAAACGGCCAGCCTGGAGGACAGCTAGTGAAGCTCTAACTTTGGCCCTAGTTCTAGGGCTGGCTTCTTGGGGCATTGGCTATGCGGCAACGCCGTGGCTGCCAACGTTGGGACCACAGGAGGCTATCTCACACGAGGGACATGTCCATGATCACGAGGCTCCGGCGCCTGCTACAGAAGCACATCTTCATGGCGAGTCCAGTCACGAGGCTGAAGACTCCGATAAGACAGTGACCTTGGGGGCTTTGCGTATTAAGGCCGCCTGGGCTCGCCCAGGCAGCGTGGACGGCACGAGCGCCGTCTACCTGACTGTCTCCAACGCTGGTGAGGCGACCGATGCTTTAATAGCCGCCCAGAGCGAGGTGGCACAGGCGGTAGAATTGCATCAAACTCGCATGATGGGTGACGTGATGCAGATGCAGCCGGTGGAGCGCGTCGAAGTGCCAGCCAGAGGATGGGTGGAGCTGACGCCAGGTGGTTATCACATTATGCTCATTGGCCTACGGCGCGAACTGCGACCGGGTGAGCGGTTCCCTATCAGCCTTCGGTTCGAGCAAGGTGGAGAGATCACCATTGACGTGGAAGTCCGTCAGCCTTGA
- a CDS encoding COX15/CtaA family protein, whose product MNISTADRTSHLSVHRLMPSLILSTWISAILLITVGGIVRVTGYGLGCPDWPLCYGQVIPPALIGAWVEFTHRVLGAATGLQIVLIGVLSRLYYRNQPWMQRAALGTLGLLIVQTGLGGVHVLLEIPPITGWIHTGLAMLIVGLIAVQVAGTLPSLRSLGAAIEPFRNGRFRAWLSGMVGATYVLLLTGSYVTRSGASLACPAFPWCGSDTPAIRHLIEIQMLHRYAAFSVAFLTLVTVIWLLTRQKSPGLTWIAYGMGFLLLVQFGLGIANVLLRLPMWSRVLHLTVATLFWANVVILWTICWIRKQEQI is encoded by the coding sequence GTGAATATCTCGACGGCTGATCGAACTTCTCATTTGTCAGTGCACCGGTTAATGCCAAGCTTGATCCTTTCAACGTGGATCAGCGCGATCCTGCTAATCACCGTTGGCGGCATCGTACGGGTGACTGGCTATGGCCTAGGCTGTCCCGATTGGCCGCTCTGCTATGGCCAAGTGATCCCACCGGCCCTGATCGGAGCTTGGGTGGAATTCACCCACCGGGTGCTTGGCGCCGCAACAGGCTTGCAAATCGTCCTGATAGGCGTGTTATCCCGACTCTATTATCGAAACCAGCCATGGATGCAGCGAGCCGCTTTAGGGACCCTCGGGCTCCTGATCGTGCAGACAGGGCTTGGAGGAGTACACGTTCTCTTGGAGATCCCTCCGATAACCGGTTGGATTCACACTGGTCTGGCGATGCTAATCGTGGGATTGATCGCCGTACAGGTCGCTGGCACCTTGCCATCTCTTCGATCCCTCGGGGCTGCCATAGAGCCCTTCCGGAACGGGCGCTTCAGAGCTTGGCTTTCGGGGATGGTCGGCGCCACATATGTGTTGCTGCTTACAGGCTCTTATGTAACCCGCAGCGGTGCCTCACTGGCCTGCCCGGCCTTCCCCTGGTGTGGTTCTGATACGCCAGCCATTCGCCATCTCATCGAGATTCAGATGCTGCATCGCTATGCAGCTTTTAGCGTTGCCTTTTTAACGCTGGTGACGGTCATATGGCTCTTGACGAGGCAAAAGAGCCCCGGTTTGACATGGATAGCTTATGGGATGGGATTCTTGCTGCTTGTACAATTCGGGCTGGGCATCGCCAATGTGTTGCTACGCCTTCCCATGTGGTCACGTGTGCTGCACTTAACGGTAGCTACCCTTTTCTGGGCCAACGTCGTGATTTTATGGACCATTTGCTGGATTCGCAAGCAGGAGCAGATATGA
- a CDS encoding cytochrome c oxidase subunit 3, protein MSTVAVAHPQHDRLSLNRLGLWLFMLSESMIFLILLFTRFYLFGLERPEGLNQALGLAVTSILLLSSFTAYRAEAAIAHGDRTTFLWNTLYTIILGTLFLIGVVGVEWPMAMHEGITPQRGFGIAFFSMTGMHAFHVLTGVLLLLVVYLNGWRGAYSPEKHWGVEAAVKYWHFVDVVWVFFYPALYLVG, encoded by the coding sequence ATGAGCACCGTAGCCGTCGCCCACCCACAACATGATCGTTTAAGTCTCAACCGTCTGGGACTGTGGCTATTCATGCTCTCAGAGAGCATGATCTTCCTGATCCTGCTGTTCACCCGTTTTTACCTCTTTGGCCTTGAGCGGCCGGAGGGGCTGAACCAGGCCCTGGGGCTGGCAGTCACTTCGATCCTGCTCCTGAGCAGCTTTACCGCCTATCGGGCCGAGGCGGCAATCGCCCACGGTGACCGGACGACTTTCCTCTGGAACACCCTGTACACCATCATCCTAGGGACGCTGTTCTTGATCGGCGTAGTTGGGGTTGAATGGCCGATGGCGATGCATGAGGGGATCACGCCGCAAAGAGGGTTTGGTATCGCCTTCTTCTCCATGACCGGCATGCACGCGTTTCATGTACTGACCGGCGTACTGCTGCTCTTAGTGGTGTATCTGAACGGGTGGCGAGGCGCCTATTCGCCCGAGAAGCATTGGGGCGTGGAGGCTGCGGTCAAGTATTGGCACTTCGTAGACGTGGTGTGGGTTTTCTTCTATCCAGCGCTGTACTTAGTCGGTTGA
- a CDS encoding DUF420 domain-containing protein has protein sequence MWTVSNLSTVNALLNGISAILLVIGYCFIRRHRWEAHRAFMLAAFVVSTLFLISYLIYHAHVGSVPFQGQGWIRPVYYAILISHVVLAATVVPLALVTLAQAFRGRFARHRRIARWTFPVWLYVSVTGVLVYVMLYHL, from the coding sequence ATGTGGACTGTCTCCAACCTGTCCACGGTAAACGCCCTCCTTAACGGGATAAGCGCGATTTTGCTCGTAATTGGGTATTGCTTCATCCGACGACATCGGTGGGAAGCCCATCGGGCCTTCATGTTGGCGGCTTTCGTCGTCTCTACCCTATTCCTGATCTCATACCTGATCTATCATGCCCATGTAGGCTCGGTGCCATTTCAGGGACAGGGGTGGATACGCCCGGTGTACTATGCGATCCTCATCTCGCACGTGGTTTTGGCGGCGACGGTCGTACCACTAGCACTGGTGACTTTGGCACAGGCTTTCCGAGGACGCTTCGCGCGGCACCGCAGGATCGCTCGCTGGACATTCCCAGTCTGGTTGTATGTTTCGGTGACGGGCGTCCTGGTCTATGTGATGCTCTATCACCTCTGA